The genomic interval GGGGCTCAAGCTCGCGTGGGGGCCGCGGACGGCGTGGGTTCGGGCACGGAAGCGGGGTCGGTCCGCGGCGCGGCCTCGGCGTCCGGCTTGCCGCCGAGGCCCGTGAGCCGGCCGAGCTTGGCGCCGGCCTGCGTGACGATGCCGGCGATGCCGCTGGGGAACAGCAGCGTGACCGCGATGAAGATCGCCCCCATCGCGAAGTACCAGAGCGCCGGGAACTCCTCGGAGAACCAGGTGCGGGCCCAGCTGATCAGCAGCGTCCCGAAGACGGCCCCGGTGAGGCTCATCCGACCGCCCACGGCGCAGAAGATCACCATGTAGATGCTCGGCTCGATCGTCACGAGCATCGGGCTGATCATGCCGGTGTTGAGCACGAACATCGCGCCGCCGAGGGCGGAGAAGGCGGCGGCCACGCAGAAGACGAAGGTCTTGAAGCTGGCGACGTCGTAGCCGGAGAAGCGGACGCGGTCCTCGCTGTCCCGCACCGCCACCAGCAGCCGGCCGAGCTTGCTGGAGAGGATCCACCGGCCGAGCAGCACCGTGCCGAGCAGGAAGACGACGGTGGCGAAGTACAGCGTGTTCTGCGCCCCCGGCGTCCGGATGTCCCAGCCGAGCATCGTCCGCAGGTCGGTGATCCCGTTGATGCCGCCGGTCCAGCCCTGCCGCGTCACGAAGAGCAGCTGCATCAGCCAGCACAGGGCCTGGGTGATGATCGCGAAGTACACGCCGCTCACGCGGCGCTTGAACATCGCGGTGCCCAGCAGGTAGGCGAGCAGCGTGGGGACCGCGAAGACCAGCACGAGCGTGAGCGGGAAGCTCTTGAAGGGGATCCAGAACCACGGCAGCTCCGTGATCTGGTTCCAGTCCATGAAGTCCGGCAGCCCCGCGGTCGTCAGCGCGTTGATCTGGTCGGTGCCCGACTCGGCCGCGATGTTGCCGGCCGCCTCGAGCTTCAGGAAGGCCGCGAGGCAGTAGCCGCCGAGGCCCCAGAAGACTCCCTGCCCCAGGCTCAGCACGCCGCCGTAGCCCCAGCAGAGCACCAGGCCCACCGCGACGAAGGCCAGCGAGAGGTACTTCGCCGCCATGTTCAGCCGGAAGGCGTCGAGCCACAGCGGCATCGCCAGCAGCAGCAGCGCCGCCAGCGCGGCGAAGGCCACGAGCCCGGCGTTGGAGCCGAAGAATCGGAATCGGATCTCGGAAGCGTTCAAGGGGTTCTCTATCGCGACAGGAGGACCCGGGCCGCTTGGCCCGGGCGGGAGCGTTCGGGGCTTCTCAACGCCGGATCTTCGCCTTCACGAGCCCCTGCGGCCGCAGCAGCAGGATGCCCATCACGATCAGCAGCACGTACACCTTCGCCAGCACGCCCGAGAGGAAGAACTCGAGGATCGACTGCGTCTGCGCGATCGTGAAGGCCGCGAGGATCGTGCCCAGGATGCTGCCCGCCCCGCCGAAGACCACGATGATGAAGGTGTCGACGATGTACAGCTTGCCGGCGTCGGGCGACACCGAGCCGATGGTCGTGAACGCCGCCCCGGCGACGCCGGCGATGCCGCAACCCAGCGCGAAGGTCATGCGGTCGGTCCGCTTGGTGTTGATGCCCGCCGCGTCGGCCATCGGCCGGTTCGCCACCGTCGCCCGCACCCGCAGGCCGTAGCGCGAGCGGAAGAGCAGGAAGTAGACCAGCCCCGTCACGAACGCCGCGAGGACGAGCATGAACATCCCGTTGATCGGGATGTCGACCATGTCGGTGACGGCCCAGGAGCCCATCAGCCAGTCGGGCATCACCGCCGAGTCCTCGCGGGCTCCGAAGCCCGAGCGGAAGCTCTGCTGCATGATCATCCCCAGCCCCCAGGTCGCGAGCAGGGTGTCCAGCGGGCGCTGGTAGAGCCAGCGGATGAGCGTGATCTCGACGAAGTAGCCCAGGGCACCGGCGACGAGAAAGGCCAGCACGATGGCGACCGGGAAGTAGTACGGCAGCGCCCACTCGGCGCTGCCGACCACGGAGTTGGAGACGAACACGGTGGTGTACGCGCCGAGCGTGAGGAACTCGCCGTGGGCCATGTTGATGACCTTCATCTGGCCGAAGATGATCGCC from Phycisphaera mikurensis NBRC 102666 carries:
- the urtC gene encoding urea ABC transporter permease subunit UrtC translates to MNASEIRFRFFGSNAGLVAFAALAALLLLAMPLWLDAFRLNMAAKYLSLAFVAVGLVLCWGYGGVLSLGQGVFWGLGGYCLAAFLKLEAAGNIAAESGTDQINALTTAGLPDFMDWNQITELPWFWIPFKSFPLTLVLVFAVPTLLAYLLGTAMFKRRVSGVYFAIITQALCWLMQLLFVTRQGWTGGINGITDLRTMLGWDIRTPGAQNTLYFATVVFLLGTVLLGRWILSSKLGRLLVAVRDSEDRVRFSGYDVASFKTFVFCVAAAFSALGGAMFVLNTGMISPMLVTIEPSIYMVIFCAVGGRMSLTGAVFGTLLISWARTWFSEEFPALWYFAMGAIFIAVTLLFPSGIAGIVTQAGAKLGRLTGLGGKPDAEAAPRTDPASVPEPTPSAAPTRA
- the urtB gene encoding urea ABC transporter permease subunit UrtB, with the protein product MTTLAVFSMFEGYSAEELQAIFMMQSFNGLSMFAVFLLMALGLAIIFGQMKVINMAHGEFLTLGAYTTVFVSNSVVGSAEWALPYYFPVAIVLAFLVAGALGYFVEITLIRWLYQRPLDTLLATWGLGMIMQQSFRSGFGAREDSAVMPDWLMGSWAVTDMVDIPINGMFMLVLAAFVTGLVYFLLFRSRYGLRVRATVANRPMADAAGINTKRTDRMTFALGCGIAGVAGAAFTTIGSVSPDAGKLYIVDTFIIVVFGGAGSILGTILAAFTIAQTQSILEFFLSGVLAKVYVLLIVMGILLLRPQGLVKAKIRR